A region of Modestobacter marinus DNA encodes the following proteins:
- the pafA gene encoding Pup--protein ligase has translation MERRIFGIETEYGVTCTFKGQRRLSPDEVARYLFRRVVSWGRSSNVFLRNGSRLYLDVGSHPEYATAECDDVTELVVHDKAGERILEGLLVDAEQRLNEEGVTGDIYLFKNNTDSAGNSYGCHENYLVGRHGEFSRMADVLIPFLVSRQMVVGAGKVLQTPRGAVYCVSQRAEHIWEGVSSATTRSRPIINTRDEPHADAEKYRRLHVIVGDSNMSETTTLLKVTITDLVLRMIEQGVVLRDMTLENPIRAIREISHDLTGRRKVRLANGREMSALEIQQEYHDRAAEFVDREGYGPVHRQMLELWGRTLKAVDSGDLSLIDREIDWAIKHQLLHRYMAKRDLSLSSSRVAQMDLAYHDIRRNRGLYYLLEKAGQVERVAHDPAIFEAKNVPPQTTRAKLRGEFIRRAQDKRRDFTVDWVHLKLNDQAQRTVLCKDPFKAVDERVEKLIASM, from the coding sequence GTGGAACGACGGATCTTCGGCATCGAGACCGAGTACGGCGTCACGTGCACCTTCAAGGGGCAGCGCCGCCTCTCACCCGACGAGGTGGCCCGCTACCTGTTCCGCCGGGTGGTCTCCTGGGGGCGCAGCTCGAACGTGTTCCTCCGCAACGGCTCCCGGCTCTACCTCGACGTCGGCAGCCACCCCGAGTACGCCACCGCGGAGTGCGACGACGTCACCGAGCTCGTCGTCCACGACAAGGCCGGTGAGCGGATCCTCGAGGGGCTGCTGGTCGACGCCGAGCAGCGCCTGAACGAAGAGGGCGTCACCGGCGACATCTACCTGTTCAAGAACAACACCGACTCGGCCGGCAACAGCTACGGCTGCCACGAGAACTACCTGGTCGGCCGGCACGGGGAGTTCAGCCGGATGGCCGACGTCCTCATCCCGTTCCTGGTCAGCCGGCAGATGGTGGTCGGCGCGGGCAAGGTGCTGCAGACCCCGCGCGGGGCGGTCTACTGCGTCAGCCAGCGGGCCGAGCACATCTGGGAGGGCGTCTCCAGCGCCACCACCCGGTCGCGGCCGATCATCAACACCCGCGACGAGCCGCACGCCGACGCGGAGAAGTACCGCCGGCTGCACGTCATCGTCGGCGACTCGAACATGAGCGAGACGACGACGCTTCTCAAGGTCACCATCACCGACCTGGTGCTGCGGATGATCGAGCAGGGCGTGGTGCTGAGGGACATGACCCTGGAGAACCCGATCCGGGCGATCCGGGAGATCAGCCACGACCTCACCGGCCGCCGCAAGGTCCGGCTCGCCAACGGCCGGGAGATGTCGGCCCTGGAGATCCAGCAGGAGTACCACGACCGCGCCGCCGAGTTCGTCGACCGCGAGGGCTACGGCCCGGTGCACCGGCAGATGCTCGAGCTGTGGGGGCGCACGCTCAAGGCCGTCGACAGCGGTGACCTCTCGCTGATCGACCGGGAGATCGACTGGGCCATCAAGCACCAGCTGCTGCACCGGTACATGGCCAAGCGCGACCTCTCGCTGTCCAGCTCCCGGGTCGCCCAGATGGACCTCGCCTACCACGACATCCGACGCAACCGGGGCCTGTACTACCTGCTGGAGAAGGCGGGCCAGGTCGAGCGGGTGGCCCACGACCCGGCGATCTTCGAGGCGAAGAACGTCCCCCCGCAGACCACCCGGGCCAAGCTGCGCGGTGAGTTCATCCGCCGCGCCCAGGACAAGCGCCGCGACTTCACCGTCGACTGGGTGCACCTCAAGCTCAACGACCAGGCCCAGCGCACCGTCCTGTGCAAGGACCCGTTCAAGGCCGTCGACGAGCGGGTGGAGAAGCTCATCGCGTCCATGTGA
- a CDS encoding SDR family oxidoreductase, whose protein sequence is MGTALVTGVSRRSSIGFAVARRLLERGDQVVVQSWAPHDAEQPWGADDLAAVLAELGDPPHLRADLADPEAPARLVAAARDAVGPLTTLVAAHARSALGRLAEVTAAEVDLCFAVNARGSLLLTQAFAGRYEPAAGPGAVVLFTSGQHRGPMSRELPYAISKGAIQQMTLSLADELIDADITVNCLNTGPTDTGWADPAEQDVVARLMPRGRWNTAAEAAAVVAWLTGPDARSVTGQTIDAEGGFRRWG, encoded by the coding sequence GTGGGCACCGCACTCGTCACCGGAGTCAGCCGGCGCAGCTCCATCGGGTTCGCGGTGGCCCGGCGGCTGCTGGAGCGCGGGGACCAGGTCGTCGTCCAGTCCTGGGCACCGCACGACGCCGAGCAACCCTGGGGCGCCGACGACCTGGCCGCCGTCCTCGCCGAGCTGGGCGACCCGCCGCATCTGCGCGCCGACCTGGCCGACCCCGAAGCCCCGGCCCGGCTGGTGGCCGCCGCCCGGGACGCCGTCGGACCGCTGACCACCCTGGTCGCCGCGCACGCCCGCAGCGCCCTGGGCCGGTTGGCCGAGGTGACGGCAGCGGAGGTCGACCTCTGCTTCGCGGTCAACGCCCGCGGCAGCCTGCTGCTCACCCAGGCCTTCGCCGGCCGGTACGAGCCGGCCGCCGGCCCGGGCGCCGTCGTCCTGTTCACGTCGGGCCAGCACCGGGGGCCGATGTCCCGCGAGCTGCCCTACGCGATCAGCAAGGGCGCGATCCAGCAGATGACGCTGTCGCTGGCCGACGAGCTCATCGACGCCGACATCACCGTCAACTGCCTGAACACCGGTCCGACCGACACCGGGTGGGCCGATCCGGCCGAGCAGGACGTCGTGGCCCGGCTGATGCCGCGGGGGCGCTGGAACACCGCCGCCGAGGCAGCCGCCGTCGTCGCCTGGCTGACCGGCCCGGACGCCCGTTCGGTCACGGGACAGACCATCGACGCCGAGGGCGGCTTCCGCCGCTGGGGATGA
- a CDS encoding DUF3866 family protein, producing the protein MTDAPSPAPGSRIRWRRGRVTELGRAWRDAQELTVEVPEDGTVKALAHPSLVGTPQVDDEVLLNTTAWAQRLGTGGYALVVAVPDRLPPDPTGPGHLVKGRYTPLQVTVQGVDEQDTPHHETIAGAEDLDGMPVVVADLHSALPAVLAGVHVTDPALRVAYVMTDGGALPAAFSRTLDTLAGSLAGVVTVGQAFGGDVEAVTVHTGLLAARHVLRADVAIVTQGPGNLGTGTPWGFSGVAAGEACNAVHVLGGRAVGALRISDADPRPRHRGVSHHSLTAFGRVALGGVTLVAPRGLGSDLGTQVEEDLAGQPERNPVEWVDSIGLEDALAASPVRLSTMGRGLAEDRAYFLAAAAAGRFAAQLLLFGPPPA; encoded by the coding sequence GTGACTGATGCACCGTCCCCCGCCCCCGGTTCCCGGATCCGCTGGCGCCGTGGCCGCGTCACCGAGCTCGGCCGCGCGTGGCGGGATGCGCAGGAGCTGACCGTCGAGGTGCCCGAGGACGGGACGGTGAAGGCGCTGGCGCACCCCTCCCTGGTCGGGACGCCCCAGGTGGACGACGAGGTGCTGCTGAACACCACGGCCTGGGCGCAGCGGCTGGGCACCGGCGGGTACGCGCTGGTCGTCGCCGTCCCCGACCGGCTGCCGCCGGACCCGACCGGCCCCGGCCACCTGGTGAAGGGCCGGTACACGCCGCTGCAGGTGACAGTGCAGGGCGTGGACGAGCAGGACACCCCGCACCACGAGACGATCGCCGGCGCCGAGGACCTCGACGGCATGCCCGTGGTCGTGGCCGACCTGCACTCGGCCCTGCCGGCGGTGCTGGCCGGTGTGCACGTCACCGACCCGGCGCTGCGGGTGGCCTACGTGATGACCGATGGCGGGGCGCTGCCCGCGGCGTTCTCCCGGACGCTGGACACCCTCGCCGGGTCGCTGGCCGGGGTGGTCACCGTCGGGCAGGCGTTCGGTGGCGACGTGGAGGCCGTCACCGTGCACACCGGGCTGCTGGCTGCGCGGCACGTGCTGCGGGCCGACGTCGCGATCGTCACCCAGGGCCCGGGCAACCTGGGCACCGGGACGCCGTGGGGCTTCTCCGGGGTCGCCGCCGGTGAGGCCTGCAACGCGGTGCACGTGCTCGGCGGCCGCGCCGTCGGCGCGTTGCGCATCTCCGACGCCGACCCCCGACCCCGGCACCGCGGCGTCTCGCACCACTCGCTGACCGCGTTCGGGCGGGTCGCGCTGGGTGGGGTCACCCTGGTCGCGCCCCGCGGGCTGGGCTCGGACCTGGGCACCCAGGTCGAGGAGGACCTGGCCGGGCAGCCGGAGCGGAACCCGGTGGAGTGGGTCGACTCGATCGGGCTCGAGGACGCCCTGGCCGCGTCGCCGGTGCGGCTGTCGACGATGGGCCGTGGCCTGGCCGAGGACCGCGCCTACTTCCTCGCGGCGGCGGCCGCGGGCCGGTTCGCTGCGCAGCTGCTCCTGTTCGGTCCTCCGCCGGCCTGA
- a CDS encoding helix-turn-helix transcriptional regulator: MAAKRAERLVNLVIALLGTRQYVSAAKIRTIVPGYEPDDGTDRADEAFKRMFERDKAELREIGVPLETGRTSAFDTEDGYRIARADYELPEITLTGEEAAAVGLALRLWQSAQLAGAAQGALVKLRAAGVAVDQSRGLSIQPRLDAGEPAFEPCYAAARDRRALTFDYRRPDEQSATRRRVQPWGLVAWHGRWYLVGHDLDRQAARVFRLSRVTGTPRASGPAGAFEPPADLDLASVVAGSERREEQLVIVRARPGTAIGLRRHATPLGAADDGDDRLELRTTEPWALADELAAYGPDVLVEAPQRMREAVVARLSELASLGERA; the protein is encoded by the coding sequence GTGGCAGCCAAGCGGGCGGAACGACTGGTGAACCTGGTCATCGCCCTGCTCGGGACCCGGCAGTACGTCTCGGCGGCGAAGATCCGCACGATCGTCCCCGGCTACGAGCCCGACGACGGCACCGACCGCGCCGACGAGGCGTTCAAGCGGATGTTCGAGCGGGACAAGGCCGAGCTGCGCGAGATCGGCGTCCCCCTGGAGACCGGGCGCACCAGCGCCTTCGACACCGAGGACGGCTACCGCATCGCCCGGGCCGACTACGAGCTGCCGGAGATCACCCTCACCGGCGAGGAGGCCGCGGCGGTGGGGTTGGCGCTGCGGCTGTGGCAGTCCGCGCAGCTGGCCGGTGCCGCGCAGGGCGCCCTGGTGAAGCTGCGGGCCGCCGGCGTGGCGGTCGACCAGTCCCGCGGGTTGTCCATCCAGCCACGCCTGGACGCCGGCGAGCCCGCCTTCGAGCCCTGCTACGCCGCGGCACGCGACCGCCGGGCACTCACCTTCGACTACCGCCGTCCCGACGAGCAGTCCGCCACCCGCCGCCGGGTGCAGCCGTGGGGCCTGGTGGCCTGGCACGGCCGCTGGTACCTGGTCGGTCACGACCTGGACCGGCAGGCCGCCCGGGTCTTCCGGCTCTCCCGGGTCACCGGCACCCCGCGGGCCAGCGGCCCCGCCGGCGCCTTCGAGCCGCCCGCCGACCTGGACCTGGCCTCGGTGGTCGCCGGCTCGGAACGTCGGGAGGAGCAGCTCGTCATCGTCCGGGCCCGGCCGGGCACCGCGATCGGCCTGCGCCGGCACGCCACCCCGCTGGGGGCCGCCGACGACGGCGACGACCGGCTGGAGCTGCGCACCACCGAGCCCTGGGCGCTGGCCGACGAGCTGGCCGCCTACGGTCCCGACGTGCTGGTCGAGGCGCCGCAGCGGATGCGGGAGGCGGTCGTGGCCCGGCTCAGCGAGCTGGCCTCCCTGGGGGAGCGGGCATGA
- a CDS encoding helix-turn-helix transcriptional regulator — translation MTPPSTAERMTRLLALVPYLTARPDGVRLADAAADFGVTEAQLRRDLDLLWVCGLPGHGPGDLIDLAFEGDRVRITFTAGMVRPLRLSTDEAVALIVALRTLLELPGLAEGEAVSRALAKVSAAAGHPAEVRAPVAISVGARAQSLAVVREGVERRRALHLHYYVPSRDERTERTVDPMRLLLVDGHWYLEAWCRRAEGVRLFRLDRIDEVAVLDEPAAPPPQAHERDLDDGLYQPGEEEPQVRLRLARTARWIADYYPVEEQTEVSDPPGGLAVTVRTSDLSWARRLVASLGGAATVDEPVELAAQVAADARAALARYAD, via the coding sequence ATGACCCCGCCCAGCACGGCCGAGCGGATGACCCGGCTGCTCGCCCTGGTGCCATACCTGACCGCCCGGCCCGACGGCGTCCGGCTGGCCGATGCAGCCGCCGACTTCGGGGTCACCGAGGCCCAGCTGCGCCGGGACCTCGACCTGCTCTGGGTCTGCGGCCTGCCCGGGCACGGGCCCGGCGACCTCATCGACCTGGCCTTCGAGGGCGACCGGGTGCGGATCACCTTCACCGCCGGGATGGTGCGCCCGCTGCGGCTGTCCACCGACGAGGCGGTCGCGCTGATCGTCGCGCTGCGCACGCTGCTGGAGCTGCCCGGGCTGGCCGAGGGCGAGGCGGTCAGCCGCGCCCTGGCCAAGGTCTCGGCCGCGGCCGGGCACCCGGCGGAGGTCCGGGCGCCGGTGGCGATCAGCGTCGGCGCCCGGGCGCAGTCCCTCGCCGTCGTCCGCGAGGGGGTGGAGCGGCGCCGTGCGCTGCACCTGCACTACTACGTGCCCAGCCGGGACGAGCGCACCGAGCGCACCGTCGACCCGATGCGGCTGCTGCTGGTCGACGGCCACTGGTACCTGGAGGCGTGGTGCCGTCGTGCCGAGGGCGTCCGGCTGTTCCGGCTGGACCGGATCGACGAGGTCGCCGTCCTCGACGAACCGGCCGCCCCACCGCCCCAGGCGCACGAGCGCGACCTGGACGACGGGCTCTACCAGCCCGGCGAGGAGGAACCGCAGGTCCGCCTGCGGCTGGCCCGCACCGCCCGCTGGATCGCCGACTACTACCCGGTGGAGGAGCAGACCGAGGTCAGCGACCCACCGGGCGGGCTCGCGGTCACGGTCCGGACGTCGGACCTGTCCTGGGCGCGCCGGCTGGTCGCCTCGCTGGGCGGGGCGGCCACCGTGGACGAGCCGGTCGAGCTGGCCGCCCAGGTCGCCGCGGACGCCCGCGCCGCGCTGGCCCGGTACGCGGACTGA
- the tatA gene encoding Sec-independent protein translocase subunit TatA gives MNLGPMEIGLIILAVLLLFGYKKLPDASRSMGRSMRIFKSEMKGMKDDDVRAKDEARTSPVTGEIVAPAVTPGAVDYEAEAAAAEARAAEARARAEQARAQQVRSSAAADGTR, from the coding sequence ATGAACCTCGGTCCCATGGAGATCGGCCTCATCATCCTGGCCGTCCTGCTGCTCTTCGGTTACAAGAAGCTGCCGGACGCCTCCCGCTCGATGGGGCGCTCCATGCGCATCTTCAAGAGCGAGATGAAGGGCATGAAGGACGACGACGTGCGCGCCAAGGACGAGGCCCGCACCTCCCCGGTCACCGGCGAGATCGTGGCCCCCGCGGTGACCCCGGGTGCCGTCGACTACGAGGCCGAGGCCGCCGCCGCCGAGGCCCGGGCCGCCGAGGCCCGGGCGCGTGCGGAGCAGGCCCGGGCACAGCAGGTGCGTTCGTCGGCAGCCGCCGACGGCACCCGCTGA
- the tatC gene encoding twin-arginine translocase subunit TatC, protein MTDPGRRRSLRRRRPPRDEAATMSLVGHLRELRNHLVKALLAVAAGTIVGFLWYDHGLLTFFTEPYCALPGELRLQGDGECRLVVLDVFGGVLLRLKIGLLAGVVLSSPFWLYQLWAFITPGLKRNEKRYGIGFVAASTTLFALGAVMAYITLTKGLELLLSLAGDEVAFQLTAPDYLGFVISLLVAFGLSFELPLIAVGLNLVGILSHEALSGARRWIYFLTIVFAAFITPTQDPFTMLAMAVPMCVLFELAIQVARVVDKRRAKREAAEGLAGLDDDEASPSIEAASPLDTTPSSIDEPAHLQR, encoded by the coding sequence GTGACCGATCCCGGCCGCCGGCGCTCCCTCCGCCGGCGGCGCCCGCCGCGCGACGAAGCGGCGACCATGTCCCTGGTGGGGCACCTGCGCGAGCTGCGCAACCACCTGGTCAAGGCGCTGCTGGCCGTGGCGGCGGGCACGATCGTCGGCTTCCTCTGGTACGACCACGGGCTGCTGACCTTCTTCACCGAGCCCTACTGCGCCCTGCCCGGCGAGCTGCGCCTGCAGGGTGACGGCGAGTGCCGGCTGGTCGTCCTCGACGTCTTCGGCGGGGTGCTCCTCCGGCTCAAGATCGGCCTGCTGGCCGGTGTGGTGCTGTCGTCGCCCTTCTGGCTCTACCAGCTCTGGGCCTTCATCACCCCCGGCCTGAAGCGCAACGAGAAGCGCTACGGGATCGGCTTCGTCGCCGCCTCCACCACGCTGTTCGCGCTGGGTGCGGTGATGGCCTACATCACGCTGACCAAGGGCTTGGAGCTGCTGCTCTCCCTGGCCGGCGACGAGGTCGCCTTCCAGCTCACCGCACCGGACTACCTGGGCTTCGTGATCAGCCTGCTGGTCGCGTTCGGGCTCTCCTTCGAGCTGCCGCTGATCGCCGTGGGCCTCAACCTGGTCGGGATCCTGAGCCACGAGGCGCTGTCCGGTGCCCGGCGCTGGATCTACTTCCTGACGATCGTCTTCGCGGCCTTCATCACGCCCACGCAGGACCCGTTCACCATGCTGGCGATGGCCGTGCCGATGTGCGTGCTGTTCGAGCTGGCGATCCAGGTCGCCCGGGTCGTCGACAAGCGGCGGGCCAAGCGGGAGGCTGCGGAGGGCCTGGCCGGCCTGGACGACGACGAGGCGTCGCCGAGCATCGAGGCCGCCAGCCCGCTGGACACCACCCCCAGCTCCATCGACGAGCCGGCACACCTGCAGCGCTGA
- a CDS encoding diacylglycerol/lipid kinase family protein, with the protein MTRPEVAVLVNAAAGRGRGARAVPAVVGALTAGGVRPRVLAAGTRADGERQAAVAVADGVAAVAALGGDGTAHAALQAVAGTGIPLALLPAGSGNDLATALGVPPDPVRAAAALTADLRAGRTRLLDAARTGGRWWATVLCCGFDSAVTDRAGRLRWPRGHHRYDVAILLELARLRPRAVTLTVDGAVRQQEVTLVAFGNTAWYGGGLRIAPAADPADGLLEVVVIGPVSRRELVRTRPRLAAGSHVDHPAVTVLRGREIGLAGAGLTTWADGEPISPLPVTTVCVPRAVTVLGTTCP; encoded by the coding sequence ATGACGCGGCCGGAGGTCGCCGTCCTGGTCAACGCCGCCGCCGGGCGCGGCCGCGGCGCGCGGGCGGTGCCCGCCGTGGTGGGTGCGCTGACCGCGGGTGGCGTGCGCCCCCGGGTGCTGGCGGCCGGCACCCGGGCCGACGGGGAGCGCCAGGCCGCGGTCGCGGTGGCCGACGGGGTCGCCGCGGTGGCCGCCCTCGGGGGCGACGGCACCGCGCACGCCGCGCTCCAGGCGGTGGCCGGCACCGGCATCCCGCTGGCCCTGCTGCCCGCCGGCAGCGGCAACGACCTGGCCACCGCCCTGGGTGTGCCGCCCGACCCGGTGCGGGCCGCTGCCGCGCTGACCGCGGACCTGCGCGCCGGCCGCACCCGGCTGCTCGACGCCGCCCGCACCGGCGGGCGCTGGTGGGCCACCGTGCTCTGCTGCGGCTTCGACTCGGCGGTCACCGACCGGGCGGGCCGGCTGCGCTGGCCCCGCGGGCACCACCGCTACGACGTGGCCATCCTGCTCGAGCTGGCCCGGCTGCGGCCCCGCGCCGTCACGCTCACCGTCGACGGCGCCGTCCGCCAGCAGGAGGTCACCCTGGTCGCCTTCGGCAACACCGCCTGGTACGGCGGTGGACTGCGGATCGCGCCCGCCGCCGACCCGGCCGACGGGCTGCTGGAGGTCGTCGTCATCGGGCCGGTCAGCCGGCGCGAGCTGGTGCGCACCCGCCCCCGGCTGGCCGCCGGCAGCCACGTCGACCACCCTGCCGTCACCGTGCTGCGTGGCCGGGAGATCGGCCTGGCCGGTGCCGGCCTGACCACCTGGGCCGACGGCGAGCCGATCAGCCCCCTCCCGGTCACGACGGTCTGCGTCCCCAGAGCCGTCACCGTCCTCGGCACCACCTGCCCCTGA